A region from the Vicia villosa cultivar HV-30 ecotype Madison, WI linkage group LG3, Vvil1.0, whole genome shotgun sequence genome encodes:
- the LOC131662602 gene encoding pentatricopeptide repeat-containing protein At3g29290 isoform X1, with the protein MLNSPFQFHKPVTCLHKTGYYSFLTHTNVCHRNYLSNNIVFLLQQPNHSVSVPLIRSLGFHSVDIALPQQKHDYLDDVVVDDFDEGRDKLSSYFVSNKKLCPLEDDVDVSFVMEKDSQCRGSEELERENENENEVMFLEEMDVNVLSNRILELSRTNKIRGAMEYFRSMKLFGLCPNIHACNSLLSGLLRNGSFDDCFKVFDFTKAKRIATGHSYSLILMACAKARGCDSAVDFFRELERDCDVGRDFDAAVYNTVISICKEVGNWSEIERLWRSMKENECARTLVTYRLLVSSFVHCNQSELALYAYREMVQNGFEPNNNILNSIVCVCAKEGRWDDALNFFQKMMTGDFKPNLVACNALINSLGRAGELKLAFQVYNTMKSLSLKPDVYTYNALMSSLNKANKHGEALRLYKWIERSQMLEFNKHLYNTALMSCSKLKLWDRAVEILWQMEASGLLDLTVSYNLVIRTCELASKPKIAWQVYEHMVHQKCSPNIFTYLSIVRCCTRGDLYEELEEILNKVVPNAALYNAAVQGMCLRGKVNLANEVYTKMLEHGLEPDVKTQVLMHSKIRK; encoded by the coding sequence ATGTTGAATTCTCCATTTCAATTTCACAAGCCTGTTACTTGTCTCCACAAAACTGGTTACTACTCTTTTCTTACTCATACAAATGTTTGTCATAGGAACTACCTTAGTAACAACATTGTTTTCTTGTTACAACAACCAAATCATTCTGTATCTGTTCCCTTAATTCGGTCATTAGGGTTTCATAGTGTTGACATTGCTCTTCCTCAACAAAAACATGAttatcttgatgatgttgttgttgatgattttgatgaagGAAGAGACAAATTGTCTTCATATTTTGTGTCAAACAAGAAATTGTGTCCCTTGGAAGATGATGTTGATGTGTCTTTTGTGATGGAGAAGGATTCGCAATGTCGCGGTTCGGAAGAATTGGAACGTGAGAATGAGAATGAGAATGAGGTTATGTTTTTGGAGgaaatggatgtgaatgttttgtCGAATAGGATTTTGGAGCTTAGTAGAACTAACAAGATTAGAGGTGCAATGGAGTATTTTAGGTCGATGAAGTTATTTGGGCTTTGTCCGAATATCCATGCGTGTAATTCTCTTTTGTCTGGTCTTCTGAGAAACGGGTCGTTTGATGATTGCTTTAAAGTGTTTGATTTTACGAAAGCGAAAAGGATAGCTACTGGGCATAGTTATAGTTTGATTCTTATGGCATGTGCAAAAGCTCGAGGATGTGATTCGGCCGTTGATTTTTTTAGAGAACTGGAAAGGGATTGTGATGTAGGGAGAGATTTTGATGCGGCTGTTTATAATACCGTGATATCTATTTGCAAGGAGGTTGGCAATTGGAGCGAAATAGAGAGGTTGTGGAGGAGTATGAAGGAAAATGAGTGTGCTCGAACGCTGGTTACGTATAGGTTGTTAGTTAGTAGTTTTGTACATTGTAACCAAAGTGAGCTAGCTCTTTATGCTTACCGTGAAATGGTTCAAAACGGATTTGAACCAAACAACAATATATTAAATTCGATTGTTTGTGTATGTGCTAAGGAAGGAAGATGGGATGATGCATTGAATTTCTTTCAGAAAATGATGACGGGCGACTTTAAACCGAATTTAGTCGCTTGCAACGCGTTGATTAACTCACTTGGAAGAGCCGGGGAGCTCAAACTAGCATTTCAGGTCTACAATACGATGAAATCGTTGAGCCTAAAACCAGATGTGTATACATACAATGCTCTAATGAGTTCTCTTAACAAGGCCAATAAGCACGGCGAAGCTCTCCGGCTTTACAAGTGGATAGAAAGAAGTCAAATGCTTGAATTCAATAAACATTTATACAATACTGCTTTAATGTCTTGCTCGAAGCTTAAATTATGGGATAGAGCGGTTGAAATTCTGTGGCAAATGGAAGCTTCTGGACTGTTGGATTTGACAGTTTCGTATAACCTAGTGATCCGGACTTGCGAGCTTGCGTCGAAGCCGAAAATTGCATGGCAGGTGTATGAGCACATGGTTCACCAGAAGTGCAGTCCAAACATATTTACTTATCTTTCCATAGTAAGATGCTGCACTAGAGGAGATCTCTATGAAGAATTAGAAGAAATCTTAAAT